From Rhododendron vialii isolate Sample 1 chromosome 10a, ASM3025357v1, the proteins below share one genomic window:
- the LOC131304183 gene encoding uncharacterized protein LOC131304183 has translation MSARGRGRGGRAMTPHGVTIGSVLTPVSSMPSNNIEQNSSPAPLISESAQPNVSLTPANASVTKNVHGKTKGLALAKVHGGGKKEKLGFSRTLGQPKSENNDDLTRFTVHHRDRCYCFAICPFTSKRWEKVPGDAKDSCI, from the exons ATGTCTGCTAGAGGTCGAGGACGAGGTGGTCGCGCAATGACACCTCACGGGGTGACTATTGGATCAGTGCTTACTCCTGTGTCATCCATGCCAAGTAATAATATAGAGCAAAACTCATCTCCTGCTCCACTTATATCCGAGTCGGCGCAACCAAATGTATCCTTGACACCTG CAAATGCATCTGTAACTAAGAACGTACATGGGAAAACTAAAGGTTTAGCACTAGCCAAGGTTCATGGGGGCGGAAAGAAGGAGAAACTGGGATTTTCTCGAACACTTGGACAACCTAAGAGTGAAAATAATGATGACTTGACTAGGTTCACGGTTCACCACAGAGATAGGTGTTATTGTTTTGCAATTTGCCCCTTTACAAGCAAAAGGTGGGAGAAGGTGCCCGGAGATGCAAAGGATAGCTGTATTTGA